Proteins found in one Streptomyces sp. NBC_00461 genomic segment:
- the groL gene encoding chaperonin GroEL (60 kDa chaperone family; promotes refolding of misfolded polypeptides especially under stressful conditions; forms two stacked rings of heptamers to form a barrel-shaped 14mer; ends can be capped by GroES; misfolded proteins enter the barrel where they are refolded when GroES binds) produces MAKILKFDEDARRALERGVNKLADTVKVTIGPKGRNVVIDKKFGAPTITNDGVTIAREVEVEDPFENLGAQLVKEVATKTNDIAGDGTTTATVLAQALVREGLRNVAAGASPAALKKGIDAAVAAISEELLATARPIDEKSDIAAVAGLSAQDSQVGELIAEAMDKVGKDGVITVEESNTFGLELDFTEGMAFDKGYLSPYFVTDQERMEAVLDDPYILINQGKIASIADLLPLLEKVIQTNSSKPLLIIAEDVEGEALSTLVVNKIRGTFNAVAVKAPGFGDRRKAMLQDLAILTGATVISEEVGLKLDQVGLDVLGSARRVTVTKDDTTVVDGAGNSEDVVGRVAQIKAEIENTDSDWDREKLQERLAKLAGGVCVIKVGAATEVELKEKKHRLEDAISATRAAVEEGIVSGGGSSLVHAAKVLEGGLGKTGDEATGVAVVRRAVVEPLRWIAENAGLEGYVITAKVAELEKGQGFNAATGEYGDLVKAGVIDPVKVTRSALENAASIASLLLTTETLVVEKKEEEEPAAAGGHGHAH; encoded by the coding sequence ATGGCGAAGATCCTGAAGTTCGACGAGGACGCCCGTCGCGCCCTCGAGCGCGGCGTCAACAAGCTTGCCGACACGGTCAAGGTGACGATCGGCCCCAAGGGCCGCAACGTCGTCATCGACAAGAAGTTCGGCGCGCCCACCATCACCAACGACGGCGTCACCATCGCCCGTGAGGTCGAGGTCGAGGACCCGTTCGAGAACCTCGGCGCCCAGCTGGTGAAGGAGGTGGCGACCAAGACCAACGACATCGCGGGTGACGGCACCACCACCGCCACCGTGCTCGCCCAGGCGCTCGTACGCGAAGGCCTGCGCAACGTCGCCGCGGGTGCCTCCCCGGCCGCCCTGAAGAAGGGCATCGACGCGGCTGTGGCCGCCATCTCCGAGGAACTCCTCGCGACGGCCCGCCCGATCGACGAGAAGTCCGACATCGCCGCCGTGGCCGGCCTGTCCGCCCAGGACAGCCAGGTCGGCGAGCTCATCGCCGAGGCGATGGACAAGGTCGGCAAGGACGGTGTCATCACCGTCGAGGAGTCCAACACCTTCGGTCTGGAGCTGGACTTCACCGAGGGCATGGCCTTCGACAAGGGCTACCTGTCCCCGTACTTCGTCACCGACCAGGAGCGTATGGAGGCCGTCCTCGACGACCCGTACATCCTGATCAACCAGGGCAAGATCGCCTCGATCGCCGACCTGCTGCCGCTGCTGGAGAAGGTCATCCAGACCAACTCCTCCAAGCCGCTGCTGATCATCGCCGAGGACGTCGAGGGCGAGGCCCTCTCCACCCTGGTCGTCAACAAGATCCGCGGCACCTTCAACGCGGTCGCGGTCAAGGCCCCCGGCTTCGGTGACCGCCGCAAGGCGATGCTGCAGGACCTGGCGATCCTCACCGGCGCCACCGTCATCTCCGAGGAGGTCGGCCTCAAGCTCGACCAGGTCGGTCTTGACGTGCTGGGCTCCGCCCGCCGTGTCACCGTCACCAAGGACGACACGACGGTCGTCGACGGCGCCGGCAACTCCGAGGACGTCGTGGGCCGCGTCGCCCAGATCAAGGCCGAGATCGAGAACACGGACTCCGACTGGGACCGCGAGAAGCTCCAGGAGCGCCTCGCGAAGCTGGCCGGCGGCGTGTGCGTGATCAAGGTCGGCGCCGCCACCGAGGTGGAGCTGAAGGAGAAGAAGCACCGTCTGGAGGACGCCATCTCCGCGACCCGCGCCGCGGTCGAGGAGGGCATCGTCTCCGGTGGTGGCTCCTCGCTCGTCCACGCCGCCAAGGTGCTGGAGGGCGGCCTGGGCAAGACCGGCGACGAGGCCACCGGTGTCGCCGTCGTGCGCCGCGCGGTCGTCGAGCCCCTGCGCTGGATCGCCGAGAACGCCGGCCTTGAGGGCTACGTCATCACCGCCAAGGTCGCCGAGCTGGAGAAGGGTCAGGGCTTCAACGCCGCCACCGGCGAGTACGGCGACCTGGTCAAGGCCGGCGTCATCGACCCGGTCAAGGTCACCCGCTCCGCCCTGGAGAACGCCGCCTCCATCGCCTCCCTCCTCCTGACGACCGAGACCCTGGTCGTCGAGAAGAAGGAAGAGGAAGAGCCGGCGGCCGCGGGCGGTCACGGCCACGCCCACTGA
- a CDS encoding ester cyclase → MTFVQIIDCRTSRFDDMNRLMDTWVEQTRGKRTATHSVIGKDRADGSHFIEIVEFPSYEEAMQNSSLPETDKIFREMVALCDEMPTFTDLDVVRDEQLNADTSRRFFETLAAGGELAPLDDLIAENYHDHDPSNEQDTIGMDAMRREIGMWRSAFEFSFAIEDQITQGDRVCTRWTFNGTQKGEFMGLPSQGKKARMTGTTIHRFGEHEKIVEGWWQYDRLGLMAQLGALEGLEQ, encoded by the coding sequence ATGACCTTTGTTCAGATCATCGACTGCAGGACCAGCCGCTTCGACGACATGAACCGGCTGATGGACACATGGGTCGAACAGACCAGGGGAAAGCGGACCGCGACACACAGTGTGATCGGCAAGGACCGGGCGGACGGGTCGCACTTCATCGAGATCGTGGAGTTCCCGTCGTACGAGGAGGCGATGCAGAACTCCAGCCTGCCCGAGACCGACAAGATCTTCCGGGAGATGGTGGCTCTCTGCGACGAGATGCCGACCTTCACCGACCTGGACGTCGTACGCGACGAGCAGCTGAACGCGGACACCTCCCGGCGGTTCTTCGAGACGCTGGCCGCCGGGGGCGAGCTGGCTCCGCTCGACGATCTGATCGCCGAGAACTACCACGACCACGATCCCTCCAACGAGCAGGACACCATCGGCATGGATGCGATGCGTCGCGAGATCGGGATGTGGCGCAGTGCCTTCGAGTTCTCGTTCGCCATCGAGGACCAGATCACTCAAGGTGACCGGGTGTGTACCAGGTGGACCTTCAACGGGACCCAGAAGGGTGAGTTCATGGGGCTCCCCTCCCAGGGGAAGAAGGCCCGCATGACCGGTACGACCATCCATCGGTTCGGCGAGCACGAGAAGATCGTCGAGGGCTGGTGGCAGTACGACCGGCTGGGGCTGATGGCGCAACTGGGCGCGCTGGAAGGCCTGGAACAGTAG
- a CDS encoding SDR family NAD(P)-dependent oxidoreductase, with translation MTTALITGSTAGIGAAFARRLANDGHNLVLVARDTKRLQEQATELHDRHGIEAEVLTADLASDDGIEAVAARLADRRNPVDLLVNNAGFGNKGRFLDVSMADELKMLKVHCEAVLRLTAAATDAMRERGRGGVVNVASVAAFVPRGTYGASKAWVVQFTQGAAKDLAGSGVRLMALCPGFVRTEFHQRAGMGTDNIPGWMWLDADKLVAAALADLARGKSLSIPDPRYKALMGVVKVTPRGLLGGISSRTGRKYGPQ, from the coding sequence ATGACAACGGCTCTGATTACGGGATCGACCGCGGGCATCGGCGCCGCGTTCGCACGGCGGCTGGCAAACGACGGGCACAATCTGGTGCTCGTCGCCCGCGACACCAAGCGACTGCAGGAACAGGCGACCGAGCTGCACGACCGGCACGGCATCGAGGCGGAGGTCCTCACGGCGGACCTCGCCTCGGACGACGGGATCGAGGCCGTGGCCGCGCGCCTGGCCGACCGCAGGAACCCCGTCGATCTGCTGGTCAACAACGCCGGCTTCGGCAACAAGGGCCGCTTCCTCGACGTGTCGATGGCCGACGAGCTGAAGATGCTGAAGGTCCACTGCGAGGCGGTGCTGCGGCTCACGGCGGCGGCGACCGACGCGATGCGGGAGCGCGGCCGCGGCGGTGTCGTCAACGTCGCGTCCGTGGCCGCCTTCGTGCCACGCGGCACGTACGGCGCCTCCAAGGCGTGGGTCGTGCAGTTCACGCAGGGGGCGGCGAAGGATCTGGCCGGGAGCGGGGTGCGGCTGATGGCGCTGTGCCCGGGGTTCGTGCGGACGGAGTTCCACCAGCGGGCGGGGATGGGCACGGACAACATCCCGGGGTGGATGTGGCTGGACGCGGACAAGCTCGTGGCGGCGGCGCTGGCGGATCTGGCGCGCGGGAAGTCGCTGTCCATTCCGGATCCGCGGTACAAGGCGCTGATGGGCGTCGTGAAGGTGACGCCCCGCGGGCTGCTGGGCGGGATCTCCTCGCGGACCGGGCGCAAGTACGGGCCGCAATAA
- a CDS encoding LysR family transcriptional regulator, with the protein MIEARHLRVLRAVATTGSFSAAGRELGCTQPAVSQQIKALESSVGTPLLVRSGREMRLTQAGEALVRHANGILAGLTAAEEEVAAIAGLRAGRVRLVSFPSGSSTLVPTALAALRAAHPGTRVSLEEAEPPASVELLREGDCDVALAFRYEGAAGAEEWDDLVVRPLLSDRLVGLVPERHRLADAASVSIGDLAGEPWIAGCPRCRGQLVEVCEGAGFTPRIDFATDDYPAVVGLVGAGLGVAVLPQLAIESVRPRHARVLTLQPAVRREIVALTLPDLARVPAVAATLEELGRAAARQ; encoded by the coding sequence GTGATCGAAGCCCGTCATCTGCGTGTCCTGCGCGCCGTCGCCACCACCGGTTCCTTCTCGGCGGCCGGGCGCGAACTCGGCTGCACCCAGCCCGCCGTCAGCCAGCAGATAAAGGCCCTGGAGTCGTCCGTGGGCACCCCGCTGCTGGTCCGCAGCGGGCGCGAGATGCGGCTGACGCAGGCCGGAGAGGCCCTGGTGCGGCACGCCAACGGCATCCTCGCCGGGCTCACCGCCGCCGAGGAGGAGGTCGCCGCCATCGCCGGGCTGCGCGCCGGACGGGTCAGGCTGGTCTCCTTCCCCAGCGGCAGCTCCACCCTCGTACCCACCGCCCTCGCGGCCCTGCGTGCCGCGCACCCCGGCACCCGCGTCTCACTGGAGGAGGCCGAACCGCCCGCGTCCGTCGAACTGCTCCGCGAGGGCGACTGCGACGTGGCGCTGGCCTTCCGCTACGAGGGCGCGGCGGGCGCGGAGGAATGGGACGACCTCGTCGTACGACCGCTGCTGAGCGACCGGCTGGTCGGGCTCGTGCCCGAACGGCACCGGCTCGCCGACGCCGCGTCCGTGTCCATCGGGGACCTTGCGGGCGAGCCGTGGATCGCCGGTTGCCCGCGCTGCCGGGGGCAGTTGGTCGAGGTGTGCGAGGGGGCCGGCTTCACCCCGCGCATCGACTTCGCCACCGACGACTATCCGGCGGTCGTCGGCCTGGTCGGCGCCGGCCTCGGCGTCGCCGTACTGCCGCAGCTGGCCATCGAGTCGGTACGGCCGCGCCACGCGCGCGTGCTGACACTCCAGCCCGCGGTACGGCGGGAGATCGTGGCGCTGACGCTGCCCGATCTGGCCCGGGTCCCGGCGGTCGCGGCGACCCTGGAGGAACTCGGCCGCGCGGCCGCCCGGCAATGA
- a CDS encoding WhiB family transcriptional regulator translates to MADFSRLPGPNADLWDWQLLAACRGVDSSLFFHPEGERGAARSARENSAKEVCMRCPVRAQCAAHALTVREPYGVWGGLTEDEREELMGRARNRLVSAGATGGDGVSNK, encoded by the coding sequence ATGGCAGATTTCTCCCGCCTTCCCGGACCGAACGCGGACCTGTGGGACTGGCAGCTTCTGGCCGCCTGTCGCGGGGTGGACAGCTCGCTCTTCTTTCATCCGGAGGGTGAGCGCGGTGCGGCCCGGAGCGCTCGCGAGAACTCGGCCAAGGAGGTCTGCATGAGGTGCCCCGTGCGCGCACAGTGCGCTGCGCACGCGCTGACGGTGAGAGAGCCGTACGGCGTGTGGGGCGGCCTGACCGAGGACGAGCGCGAAGAACTCATGGGTCGGGCGCGGAACCGGCTGGTGTCGGCGGGGGCCACTGGCGGGGACGGCGTATCGAACAAGTGA
- a CDS encoding response regulator transcription factor has protein sequence MTSVLVCDDSPLAREALRRAVATVPGVERVTTAANGEEVLRRWGADRSDLILMDVRMPGLGGVETVRRLLSADPGARIIMLTVAEDLDGVALAVAAGARGYLHKDASRAELRATVTQALADPTWRLAPRRLRSAEMGAAPTLTAREIQVLEGMSHGRSNAEIGRELFLSEDTVKTHARRLFKKLGASDRAHAVALGFRWGLVR, from the coding sequence ATGACATCCGTCCTCGTCTGCGACGACTCCCCGCTTGCCCGAGAGGCGCTCCGCCGCGCGGTCGCGACCGTGCCCGGCGTCGAGCGCGTGACGACCGCGGCCAACGGCGAGGAAGTCCTCCGCCGCTGGGGCGCCGACCGCTCGGACCTGATTCTGATGGACGTACGCATGCCCGGGCTGGGCGGCGTCGAGACCGTGCGGCGGCTACTGTCCGCCGACCCCGGTGCGCGCATCATCATGCTCACGGTCGCCGAGGACCTGGACGGTGTGGCCCTCGCGGTAGCCGCCGGTGCCCGCGGCTATCTGCACAAGGACGCCTCACGGGCGGAGTTGCGCGCGACCGTCACCCAGGCGCTCGCCGACCCGACCTGGCGGCTGGCCCCGCGCCGGCTGCGCTCCGCCGAGATGGGCGCCGCGCCCACGCTCACGGCGCGTGAGATCCAGGTGCTGGAAGGTATGAGCCACGGGCGGTCCAACGCGGAGATCGGGCGTGAACTGTTCCTGTCCGAGGACACGGTCAAGACGCATGCTCGGCGGTTGTTCAAAAAGCTGGGTGCATCCGACCGGGCGCATGCGGTCGCGCTCGGGTTCCGTTGGGGTCTGGTTCGCTGA
- a CDS encoding sigma-70 family RNA polymerase sigma factor: MRDDEAASAAGGIGALVHHAVEGDEQATHDLLAHVHPLALRYCRTRLSRLPGDARHFVEDLAQEVCVAVLLALPRYKDTGRPFEAFVFAIAAHKVADLQRAAMRHPGSTAVPSDEMPERPDDSLGPEERALLSSDAEWAKKLLANLPENQRELLLLRIAVGLTAEETGQMLGMSPGAVRVAQHRALSRLRALAEQ; this comes from the coding sequence ATGCGCGACGACGAGGCGGCGAGTGCCGCAGGGGGCATCGGTGCACTCGTCCACCACGCCGTCGAAGGGGACGAGCAGGCCACGCACGACCTGCTCGCCCATGTTCACCCGCTGGCGCTGCGCTACTGCCGCACCCGGCTGTCCCGTCTTCCGGGCGACGCCCGGCACTTCGTGGAGGACCTCGCGCAGGAGGTCTGCGTCGCCGTCCTCCTCGCGCTGCCGCGCTACAAGGACACCGGCCGGCCCTTCGAGGCGTTCGTCTTCGCCATCGCCGCACACAAGGTCGCGGACCTGCAGCGAGCGGCGATGCGGCATCCGGGTTCGACCGCGGTCCCGTCCGACGAGATGCCCGAGCGGCCCGACGACTCGCTCGGTCCGGAGGAGCGGGCGCTGCTGAGCAGCGACGCCGAATGGGCCAAGAAACTCCTGGCCAACCTGCCCGAGAACCAGCGCGAACTGCTCCTGCTGCGCATCGCGGTCGGGCTCACGGCCGAGGAGACCGGCCAAATGTTGGGAATGTCACCCGGGGCGGTCCGGGTGGCACAGCACCGGGCCCTGAGCCGGCTCAGGGCGCTCGCGGAGCAGTGA
- the guaB gene encoding IMP dehydrogenase yields the protein MTANVDGVPGKFATLGLTYDDVLLLPGASEVLPGAVDTSSRISRNIRVNIPLLSAAMDKVTESRMAIAMARLGGVGVLHRNLSVEDQVNQVDLVKRSESGMVTDPITVHPEATLAEADALCAKFRISGVPVTDPAGKLLGIVTNRDMAFESDRSRQVREVMTPMPLVTGKVGISGVDAMELLRRHKIEKLPLVDESGVLKGLITVKDFVKAEKYPNAAKDAEGRLLVGAAVGASPEALERAQALAEAGVDFLVVDTSHGHNSNALSWMSKIKSSVSVDVIGGNVATRDGAQALIDAGVDGIKVGVGPGSICTTRVVAGIGVPQVTAIYEASLAARPAGVPLIGDGGLQYSGDIGKALAAGADTVMLGSLLAGCEESPGELLFINGKQFKSYRGMGSLGAMQSRGQGKSYSKDRYFQAEVASDDKLVPEGIEGQVPYRGPLANVLHQLVGGLRQTMGYVGAATIGEMETKGRFVRITSAGLKESHPHDIQMTVEAPNYSRSK from the coding sequence ATGACTGCAAACGTCGACGGAGTGCCCGGAAAATTCGCGACACTCGGGCTGACCTACGACGACGTGCTGCTGCTGCCGGGCGCCTCCGAGGTGCTCCCCGGCGCGGTCGACACCTCGTCCCGCATCTCCCGCAACATCCGGGTCAACATCCCGCTGCTCTCGGCGGCGATGGACAAGGTGACCGAGTCCCGCATGGCCATCGCGATGGCCCGCCTCGGCGGCGTCGGTGTGCTGCACCGCAACCTCTCCGTCGAGGACCAGGTCAACCAGGTCGACCTGGTCAAGCGGTCCGAGTCCGGCATGGTCACCGACCCCATCACGGTGCACCCGGAGGCGACGCTCGCCGAGGCGGACGCGCTGTGCGCCAAGTTCCGCATCAGCGGTGTCCCCGTCACCGACCCGGCCGGCAAGCTGCTGGGCATCGTGACCAACCGTGACATGGCCTTCGAGTCGGACCGCAGCCGCCAGGTGCGCGAGGTCATGACGCCCATGCCGCTGGTCACCGGCAAGGTCGGCATCTCCGGCGTGGACGCCATGGAGCTGCTGCGCCGCCACAAGATCGAGAAGCTTCCGCTGGTCGACGAGTCGGGCGTCCTCAAGGGCCTGATCACCGTCAAGGACTTCGTCAAGGCCGAGAAGTACCCGAACGCGGCCAAGGACGCCGAGGGCCGGCTGCTCGTCGGTGCCGCCGTGGGCGCCAGCCCCGAGGCCCTGGAGCGCGCCCAGGCGCTCGCCGAGGCCGGGGTGGACTTCCTGGTCGTCGACACCTCGCACGGCCACAACAGCAACGCCCTCAGCTGGATGTCGAAGATCAAGTCGAGCGTCTCCGTCGACGTGATCGGAGGCAACGTCGCCACGCGTGACGGCGCCCAGGCGCTGATCGACGCCGGCGTCGACGGCATCAAGGTGGGCGTCGGCCCGGGCTCGATCTGTACGACCCGTGTGGTCGCCGGCATCGGTGTCCCGCAGGTCACCGCGATCTACGAGGCCTCCCTCGCCGCCCGTCCGGCCGGCGTCCCGCTGATCGGCGACGGCGGTCTGCAGTACTCCGGCGACATCGGCAAGGCGCTGGCCGCCGGTGCCGACACCGTGATGCTCGGCAGCCTCCTGGCCGGCTGCGAGGAGTCGCCCGGCGAGCTGCTCTTCATCAACGGCAAGCAGTTCAAGTCGTACCGAGGCATGGGCTCGCTCGGTGCCATGCAGTCCCGTGGCCAGGGGAAGTCGTACTCGAAGGACCGCTACTTCCAGGCCGAGGTCGCCTCCGACGACAAGCTCGTACCCGAGGGCATCGAGGGCCAGGTGCCCTACCGCGGCCCGCTGGCCAACGTGCTGCACCAGCTCGTCGGCGGTCTGCGCCAGACCATGGGCTACGTGGGCGCGGCGACCATCGGCGAGATGGAGACCAAGGGCCGCTTCGTGCGGATCACCTCCGCGGGCCTCAAGGAGAGCCACCCGCACGACATCCAGATGACGGTCGAGGCGCCGAACTACAGCCGTAGCAAGTAG
- a CDS encoding GuaB3 family IMP dehydrogenase-related protein, which translates to MTEIEIGRGKRGRRAYAFDDIAVVPSRRTRDPKEVSIAWQIDAYRFELPFLAAPMDSVVSPATAIRIGELGGLGVLNLEGLWTRYEDPQPLLDEITELDADTATRRLQEIYSAPIKEELIGARIKEVRDSGVVTAAALSPQRTAQFSKAVVDAGVDIFVIRGTTVSAEHVSGSHEPLNLKQFIYELDVPVIVGGCATYTAALHLMRTGAAGVLVGFGGGAAHTTRNVLGIQVPMATAVADVAAARRDYMDESGGRYVHVIADGGVGWSGDLPKAIACGADAVMMGSPLARATDGPGKGHHWGMEAVNEELPRGKKVDLGTVGTIEEVLTGPSHTPDGSMNLFGALRRAMATTGYSELKEFQRVEVTVADSQHKR; encoded by the coding sequence GTGACTGAGATCGAGATCGGGCGCGGCAAGCGCGGCCGCCGGGCGTACGCCTTCGACGACATCGCCGTCGTCCCCAGCCGCCGTACGCGGGACCCGAAGGAGGTCTCGATCGCCTGGCAGATCGACGCCTACCGGTTCGAGCTGCCCTTCCTGGCCGCTCCCATGGACTCGGTCGTCTCGCCCGCCACCGCGATCCGCATCGGTGAGCTCGGCGGCCTCGGCGTGCTCAACCTCGAAGGCCTGTGGACGCGGTACGAGGACCCGCAGCCGCTGCTCGACGAGATCACCGAGCTGGACGCGGACACCGCGACCCGCCGCCTCCAGGAGATCTACTCCGCCCCGATCAAGGAGGAGCTGATCGGTGCGCGCATCAAGGAGGTGCGCGACTCAGGCGTGGTCACGGCGGCCGCGCTCTCCCCGCAGCGCACGGCGCAGTTCTCCAAGGCGGTCGTGGACGCGGGCGTGGACATCTTCGTCATCCGCGGTACGACGGTCTCGGCGGAGCACGTCTCCGGCTCGCACGAGCCGTTGAACCTGAAGCAGTTCATCTACGAGCTCGACGTCCCGGTGATCGTCGGCGGCTGCGCCACGTACACGGCGGCCCTGCACCTGATGCGCACGGGCGCGGCGGGCGTGCTGGTCGGCTTCGGCGGCGGCGCAGCGCACACCACGCGGAACGTCCTGGGCATCCAGGTCCCGATGGCGACGGCGGTCGCGGACGTGGCGGCGGCCCGGCGCGACTACATGGACGAGTCCGGCGGCCGGTACGTGCACGTGATCGCGGACGGCGGTGTGGGCTGGTCCGGTGACCTCCCGAAGGCGATCGCCTGCGGTGCGGACGCGGTGATGATGGGCTCCCCGCTGGCCCGCGCGACGGACGGTCCGGGCAAGGGCCACCACTGGGGCATGGAGGCCGTCAACGAGGAGCTGCCGCGCGGCAAGAAGGTCGACCTCGGCACGGTCGGCACCATCGAGGAGGTGCTGACGGGTCCGTCGCACACCCCCGACGGCTCGATGAACCTCTTCGGTGCGCTCCGCCGGGCGATGGCCACGACCGGGTACAGCGAGCTGAAGGAGTTCCAGCGGGTCGAGGTCACGGTGGCGGACTCGCAGCACAAGCGGTGA
- a CDS encoding nucleotide sugar dehydrogenase: MPADLAVIGLGPFGLPLAQAAVAAGISTLGYRTGPEPGSLSPAELRRMLSGGFRHATSPAELGRVRTAAICAPTPRGADGGLDLTQVEAAARTLAARLRPHTTVILESPVPPGTTEGFLRPLLEEGSRLRAGRDFHLAYSPSRVDPGNRDFTPANTPKVIGGLTPACTESAAAFYSRLTDKVVRARGLREAETVQLLETNFRHVNIALVNEMAVLCNDLGVDLWDVIRCAETKPFGFEAFRPGPGVGGHAVPQDLTGSAGRTLRMVELAQQVNSQMPRYVIQRAAALLNEHGKSARGARVLLLGVTYKPDLADQQGTPAREIAVRLTGLGASVSYHDPYVPSWSVLERPVPRAESLYEAAADADLTILLQHHRTYDLQGLSVKAQLLLDTRGAAPTGAAHRL, encoded by the coding sequence ATGCCCGCAGATCTCGCCGTCATCGGACTCGGCCCGTTCGGCCTGCCCCTGGCCCAGGCAGCCGTCGCGGCCGGTATCTCCACGCTCGGCTACCGGACCGGGCCCGAGCCCGGCTCCCTCAGCCCCGCAGAACTGCGCCGGATGCTCTCGGGGGGCTTCCGGCACGCCACCAGCCCGGCCGAGCTGGGCCGGGTACGCACCGCGGCCATCTGCGCGCCGACCCCGCGCGGCGCGGACGGCGGCCTCGACCTCACCCAGGTGGAGGCGGCGGCCCGCACCCTGGCCGCGCGGCTGCGCCCGCACACCACGGTCATCCTGGAGTCGCCCGTCCCCCCTGGCACCACGGAGGGTTTCCTGCGCCCCCTCCTCGAAGAGGGCTCCCGGCTCCGCGCGGGCCGCGACTTCCACCTCGCCTACTCGCCCAGCCGGGTGGATCCCGGCAACCGCGACTTCACCCCGGCCAACACCCCCAAGGTGATCGGCGGCCTCACCCCCGCCTGCACCGAGTCCGCCGCCGCGTTCTACAGCCGCCTCACCGACAAGGTGGTACGCGCGCGTGGACTGCGCGAGGCGGAGACCGTGCAACTGCTGGAGACCAACTTCCGGCACGTGAACATCGCCCTCGTCAACGAGATGGCCGTCCTCTGCAACGACCTGGGCGTCGACCTGTGGGATGTCATCCGCTGCGCGGAGACCAAGCCGTTCGGCTTCGAGGCCTTCCGCCCCGGCCCCGGAGTCGGCGGCCACGCCGTCCCCCAGGACCTGACCGGCTCCGCGGGCCGCACTCTGCGCATGGTCGAACTGGCCCAGCAGGTCAACAGCCAGATGCCCCGTTACGTCATCCAGCGCGCGGCGGCCCTCCTGAACGAGCACGGCAAGTCGGCGCGCGGCGCGCGCGTGCTGCTCCTCGGCGTCACCTACAAGCCCGACCTCGCCGACCAACAGGGCACACCCGCCCGCGAGATCGCCGTCCGCCTCACGGGACTCGGCGCCTCGGTCAGCTACCACGACCCGTACGTCCCGTCCTGGAGCGTCCTGGAACGACCGGTCCCGCGCGCGGAGTCCCTCTACGAGGCCGCGGCCGACGCCGACCTGACGATCCTGCTCCAGCACCACCGCACGTACGACCTGCAGGGCCTGTCCGTGAAGGCCCAACTCCTGCTGGACACAAGGGGAGCGGCACCGACGGGAGCCGCCCACCGACTGTGA